The region tgtaaatctgatcattttaagatgttaagCACATGTTAGTGAGAAcccagacatctcagagatgtctgctttagatcttttcatctggaaagcatcagaatgtaattaacatctgctaaacatcttaaaaagatcagatttccaAAGAATCTCCATCataacgtctcaaagacatctgctgaatgtcttaatgacatccgagacatacttatagACGTACTGCAGACGATACATGTAAAATATgttttccagatgtaaacacacacatataacagacgtctgggtgatgaatgtgtgctatcagggaaagaGATGCTttccagaaagaaaaaaaaaaagacatctcagagatgtattgCTATCTGGGTagtcactataaaaaaaatattccctGATATTAcaagttttccatgaccatggtgACCCCATGGCCAGTAGGCTGCTCGTCCctttcccagatagcacacgtacatctccgcgATGTccattttagatcttttcatctggaaagcatcacaatctaattaacatctgctaaacatcttagaaagatcagatttataaatactgtaaattataaacgtctcaaagacatctgctgaatgtcttattggcaTTTGAGACATACTTATTGTCATACATCTTATAGACATTGCAAATATGAAAACAACGTAAAAAAATGCGTCTTTCAGATGCCAACACACATCAGACTGATGTCTGGGTGATATGCGTGTGCAATCAGGGTTAACATACTGTAAAAGATAAGATTTgtttaagcacattttttttaaagatctgaCTTTCTCTATTATGTCACTTGTGTCAAACTCATGACTGAGTACACATTAACTGATACAAGGCTACTACACTTGATTGATCATGTAGGGCCACATAAACACTGTTCATAAACAATGCTTGTTTTGGTGACCCCTTTTAAACAGCACCCTCCTTTAGTTGATGATTGGCCCGCGATATCAATCGTTTCTGGAGAAACAACCAGTCGATTCAAGTTGTCAAGAGATCTATTTAACACGCAAACCAGCTCTCGATCAAGCTTGACACATGTATCGATCGAGCCCATCCTCGCCGTTACAATGAAGAGCGGTAGCAGCAGCTAGCTCGCGATACAATGTTTCTCTTGTCCTGCCGCGGGCCGCGGTCATTACAACGCTCATATAGTACACTGTATCACTGATTGGTCAAACAGAGTAATAACACTGGAatcaaagggaaaacaaaatgtgttttctgtGTCCATGTTTCCCTTCCTAGCGTAAAGAGGCTTCCCGAACGTGGGCCACACTGACAGCCTTCAACAACAGCTTTGATCACGACACCGCGAGCACATTACGAGCAGGTCACGGCACCAGAAAAAGAGCTTTTAACGCTCTGTTGATATGAAGTGCAGCATATACATAGTATGTaacgtattatatatatatttggactgGTTTTACGATAGCTGTTCTCTGGTCTTACCATTCTGTCGGTCGGCTCTTCTTCGCCTTGTGCAGAATCTCACGAATTTAACGGGTCGCACTTTGCGCTGTCGGTGAACCGAATCGCTCGGATTTGTCTTCTCGGTCTTTCAGTCGACGGATGACGGATTCACTGCAGTGTCTCCAGCAGGTCCGCAGCGGAGGGGGAAGAGGCAGTGGGTTGAGTTGGTGGTGGAGAAGAGAGGAAGGGAGGGAAAGAGCAAGAGGGAAGGGGGAGGTGCATTAGAACAGCACATCCGGGTATTTCAACCTTATTTTCTCTCTGTCAATACAGAAACCCttggttttcaataaaataacgCACAAAATAACGTACATTTGGCACATTTTCCTTAATATACATGTATTTGcgtctaaaaaacaaacaaagaacttGTTAAAATGACATCTCATATATTTAGTATGCAAAAGCTGCCTCATGACCAATACAGGACCATTAGGCCTACCGTACATTACTATACTACGTTTTCATATAtttttggataaaatattaaTCTTAAAGATACACATCATATTAATTAGctttttcatgttttctttagaatTATATTTTAATTGGTAATATTAGTTTTCTCTGTACTCAGTATCACTAAGGATTCACTCAAATGATAATTCTCCTTGGTcaccacttgcattgaatggacaaacagacatcatatcccCATTAAAACATCTACGTTTGTGTTCCGCGGCAGAAAGAATGGCATACGATTTTTAGACGACATactggtgagtaaattatgagataattatcattttggggtgaactgtgaaaattctctcatcatttactcaccctcaggccatcccagatgtgtaatatttcagctctgtaggtcttcacaatgcaagtgaatggtgaccaaatctttgaagctccaaaaagcagataaaggcagcataaaagtaatccatacaactccagtggttaaatccatatcttcggaagcaatatgataagtgtgggtgagaaacagatcaatatttaagtcctttttttactataaatctccactttcattttcacttccacgttcttcttctattgtttttttgaagattcacattctttgtgcatatcgccacctactggatggggctggtcaaaggtggagatttttaGTAAGATTCTCGGAAGTCATTCATTATCATTGTGTAAACAATCGAGTTTTATCAcacaagcattttcatttttaaaagtttaaaaattgaACTTGTTACTGCATAACAGGTGCAATCTTGATACAAGAATGTTACTAAATTATATTAATACTTAGCCAAAAATAACCACCACATATGTTCTTGTCTATTTATTGCATATCTGAGTTATTTTATTCTTTCCTTATTCTTTTGTCTTTTCTTGGCTGGTATTGTCATATCTGTAATGTagtcattcaaacagaacagaaTTTCAAGCAACAAGATTGTTTATATTCTTACAAAACATCAAAATTTTGGCTCAAAGTAACACAAAAATCGTAACTGATATTCAGCAACATACACCATTCAACAACATGCACCGCACGCAAACAAACAATTATGAGAATCAAGAGAAAATAGCCATTAAATTAAGTAGAAAGTTGTAAAAATATGCACAAAGTTGTAAGCTGTTTCACTTGTATCTCTTTCCTGTGAACTAATACTTCCTGTCGATATGGGCTGTGAAGATTTAGGCAACATAAACAGTGGTATAAGTAGTAAACAACAGTAACAAAAGAGAAGTAACTAAACATCCACTCACAGTCCATAGAGAAACATACACGACTGtcacaaataaataattgttttatcaaTGCTGGTCCcaaaaaaatgcattattaaatgGACTGGTCTTTACTtttgtattattaaattattCTAATATAGAGAGTCTTATATATCCAGTATATGTTCATACAGCACCTTTCTGAGCAAGCATTGTGAAGCTAAAACAGCAAATGACTGGTTTAAATACACACCTGCAGTGAAGCCTTCTCATTGGTGTCATGTTGAGAGAAGGCTTCATTGTATTTGTAACCATAATAGAGCAGGTATGTGTTGTGCAAATGACCAAGACAGAGCTGAGAATTCGAATCCTCATTCAAAATCACAAGTGTGTCATCTCTACGCCACTATCTTCACCAAACGTagttgcaaaaatatttttttctagcaGGTATTCTTTACTTTTCCTCATTTGCCATTGGTCAGACAAAAGATTGTCCTGCCCCAACCTCATGTCATTGGTTGAGCTAGTCGGGATTCTCATACAAACAGATTCCAAATCCTGTACATATCCATCTTTTTCAGATTTTCACCAGCTTAGCAAGGAACACAAATTAGGAGAGATTCTTTTCATCACTAGCTGACAACTGAAACACATAAATGTCCAGATCATGACTAGTAAACAAATACCCTGATGGATGACTTGTCTGGAGCCTTTAATATTCACAGCTTATTTCACGGAGGAACTTTGAGTCATCTATCTGACACACAGCGGCCCCATGATGGTTACAGGACATTGTGCAGGTTTGCTGCTGTGGTCGTGTTTTACTGGAAGACCTCCTTGTTTATCCACATGAGGCTGCGGGTCTCATTGGGCTTGGCCTCGTACTCGATGCAGTTGAAGCTGTTGCCGAACTGGCAGTGTTCTCTCTTGTAGTAGTTGTAGTATTTCACCTGCCATACTGTCTCAAACACCCCGGCATCTTTGAACTGGCAATGACAAGAAGATACAAGGTTATTAATATTATGGTGAAAAttccaaacagcatttttgtgCCCTTGATGGGTACTGTGGGAGGTTGGCACTTACTTATTGGGAGTTGTTCCATGCATTGAAAATGACCATTGTACAAAAGGAGACTCCAAACAACTCTATTTTAgccaagggtgtcacacatgcagactgttttgctgagatctcgcactcttcatttggaggtatgacacacttgccaatACGAAATGGTGGAGaggtgacaaacataccaactcaccgTAACTCTCTCTGATTTcctgtcacgtggagctcgcCGATATAACAACAGGGATACcacgtgagcataaacaattgtaatagagtgatttagggtgttttcagacctgtagcttgcttgatttgtcccaaaacaggggctaaaatagtcacagtgttgcattttcttcatggttctaTTCGCTTTCACCaggttatattttaaatttttgttattttccagccatcattagttgcttttgcattatttctgaaaagtacctgttctcaAGGTCACGGAGCTCTCTCTACCTCTCGCGCCCTCACACTTGCATACAAATACACATAGAAAGAGTGAAGCCAAATTTGtatttgtcaaaaagttgctgacgccatcctacctgtgtctgttctgctGCTTTCCAATAGTCGCCAAAAGGCTATATCAGCGTTTTGATGATGAGTGATGAGatgacctacagatttcttctcTATCCAGGTAACCTTGGactgattgttttggtgcagatcagaGTGCGATTGCTGTGTTCATATATGCTTACACaaaccgaaccaagggagaaaacccACCAAGTTCCGAAACAAATGCTGCAAACAAGCCATGTGTGACAACAGCAAGCGATTTATGGAGTAaatttgtgaaagtgtgtgattgtgtatttatcccctcgacgCCCCTCGAAcgtgtatgtccatatgcagctttcagtgagtaaagcaattacgttcaataaaaacagactgttgtgtcgCTTTCTAATTTCATTAGTCATTTAGTGTAGAagaaaaacacaggaaaaacgcttggtgacagaatcactttaGATTATAATCAgagtttgtgatgatatgcagctgcgTGCGATGAAAACGTTCAaatcagcttgacgtcttgtcagttctttagtagaagaagctcattggtcacttgatgagaacacaagagcccaccccaagtgacagaatgatttttttcaagcaagccggatgtgttttttcagtttttgaagccattaactcagcagggagtcccgctGGCAGACCCTAATGCATGCTTCGTCTCCCTCCACCTGGCTGTCGATTATGTTCACACCAGAAAATCATAGGTAAAATCGGCTAGTGTGGTGCGGCCTTAAGGGGTTTATTCAGATAATCCAAGCAATAGAAACCCAAGCAAAATCCTTTCCTTAACAATGTACCAATTATGCATTATTTTATCGTAACATTTTTGGAATTGTAGTGTTTCGAACATACAATTTTTAgatggttctcaaccaggggaccAATGCAAACTTCCATGGGGGGGCTgcaaaatgacttaaaatttaaaataagttaTCAGAATGATCAAAAAGATGTAGGCCTACAGCATATAAACTGACAGATCTGAAAACTTCtggaaacatttaattttaatctagtattttaaaatgtaagtgtTCCAATCTATTGACACTCCTAGTTTCGGGGAGATGGGggtcttcaagtaatgttttggCAGTGCCGGTACTCCCTAtaggcaaactaagcaagttgcttagggcccccgaTCCGCCAGGGGCCCCCCGCACTGTCAAAGACATCATAAGTAGTGTTACAAACATACTGACAGGGGCCCACCCACACAAATAtttgcctagggcccccaaaaggctaggactGGCATTGTGTTTAGGGGCCTTGGAGTtgaaaggttgagaaccactgcagtattctattctattctattctattctattctattcagggTTTTTGTTACCTCAATGGAGATTTGTACAGGTTGCCTGTCCCCGCTCTTGGTGTGTGGCACACCCTCAGTATCATAGGTTCCATTGTAAACGATCTGCTCGTCATCTTTGGACTGCTGCTCTAAAGGAAAGGTTTTTCCACCAATCCCCATTGtactaaaaattaaaacaataagcAGTGTTACGGTATCTGCCTATAAAGTGCAGCCTATAATTAGCATATTAAACACATCTAAAATGACTTCTATGAATAAGACACATTAAGGGCAGCAAACACTCGTAAAACAGGTTCAGTACAGCCACAAATcgtttttaaatgtaaaagtcgCACAGCACAAATAAGGAAACGCCTTCAATCGTTCTGTACACATCAAGCAATTTTTCATACATGCATATTAATATGTCTTTTCTAACAGGGCCACAGGTGCAAATTTCGACCTCATAACCATCTTGCCGAGTAAAACATTAATATGCTACAACATATAACGGCAGATGCATCAAGATACGCGTATTCGCGATTGAATGTTTAATCGACTTACGTGGCCTCCGCGTTACCCGGTTTCACGATAACCTCGATTTTGTATTTCGATCCCGTTAGCATTTTGATTGTCCTGCTCTGGCCGAACCTCGTTCCGTCCACTTTGTAAAACACGGGTCCATCGTTGGGTTGGATTTTCAAAGAAATGGCAATGTTTATGATCGCTGGAACGTCGGACATAATTGCGAGATAACGGTGGTCGGTGTATTTCCAGGGTTCCCCGTCATTAAAGGGATGGCGGATGGTCCCAGGAAGCAGTGTTGAGGGATGCTGTGACGTCTGCACAAGCCATGTAGCCTTTATCTATGCATGTGTACAGCTGCACTGGGCTGATATCATGCACCAATCTCGGT is a window of Myxocyprinus asiaticus isolate MX2 ecotype Aquarium Trade chromosome 8, UBuf_Myxa_2, whole genome shotgun sequence DNA encoding:
- the LOC127445046 gene encoding CB1 cannabinoid receptor-interacting protein 1-like, which gives rise to MSDVPAIINIAISLKIQPNDGPVFYKVDGTRFGQSRTIKMLTGSKYKIEVIVKPGNAEATTMGIGGKTFPLEQQSKDDEQIVYNGTYDTEGVPHTKSGDRQPVQISIEFKDAGVFETVWQVKYYNYYKREHCQFGNSFNCIEYEAKPNETRSLMWINKEVFQ